In a genomic window of Myxococcales bacterium:
- a CDS encoding DUF1844 domain-containing protein yields MPESDPRMAPAPVDFATHVLSLASSAMVSLGQMPPPGGDTLEPDLETARHLIDVLGMLEVKTRGNLNESELKLLQSLIYDLRVAFVDASAHPA; encoded by the coding sequence ATGCCCGAGTCCGATCCGCGCATGGCGCCCGCGCCCGTCGACTTCGCGACCCACGTCCTGTCGCTGGCGTCCTCGGCGATGGTGTCGCTCGGACAGATGCCGCCGCCCGGCGGCGACACGCTCGAGCCCGACCTCGAGACCGCCCGCCACCTGATCGACGTGCTCGGCATGCTCGAGGTCAAGACCCGGGGCAACCTCAACGAGTCCGAGCTCAAGCTCCTGCAGAGCCTGATCTACGACCTGCGGGTCGCGTTCGTCGACGCCTCGGCGCACCCCGCATGA
- a CDS encoding trypsin-like peptidase domain-containing protein, which translates to MAAALAVALAACKWGGPDAGGSAAPPVEVDTPRPTRVIYPAAPVSFVDLVRDARAAVVSVRSATPAKSGPAAMFPGAPPAASDPALGTGFLIAAGGSYVVTNDHIVADTADVRVVQLDGTELPARVVGRDPRLDLALLAVDAPKLPALRLGDSDQVEVGEWVVVLGNPFGDEVTAAAGIVSATGREAAGSLVPGPAMGFRTFFQVDARIQRGNSGGPVLSTAGEVIGVAVATGDRPGELSFVVPAARLREVIEPLKTYGSVRRAWLGVLARPVTRELAAQLTMSTVAGAIVTEVKAGSPAAKAGLRPGDVIQAWDGKPVDHKNLPWLAANAPAGRTVALTVWRDRGAITIDLTPEPMPE; encoded by the coding sequence GTGGCCGCGGCGCTCGCCGTCGCGCTGGCGGCGTGCAAGTGGGGCGGCCCCGACGCGGGCGGCAGCGCCGCGCCGCCGGTCGAGGTCGACACCCCGCGCCCGACGCGCGTGATCTACCCGGCCGCGCCGGTGTCGTTCGTCGATCTGGTGCGCGACGCGCGGGCCGCGGTGGTGTCGGTGCGCAGCGCGACCCCGGCCAAGAGCGGCCCCGCGGCGATGTTCCCGGGCGCGCCGCCGGCCGCGTCCGATCCCGCGCTCGGCACCGGGTTCCTGATCGCGGCCGGCGGCTCGTACGTGGTCACCAACGATCACATCGTCGCCGACACCGCCGACGTGCGCGTGGTGCAGCTCGACGGCACCGAGCTGCCGGCCCGGGTCGTCGGGCGCGATCCGCGCCTGGATCTCGCGCTGCTCGCGGTCGACGCGCCGAAGCTGCCAGCGCTGCGCCTCGGCGACAGCGACCAGGTCGAGGTCGGCGAGTGGGTCGTGGTGCTGGGCAACCCGTTCGGCGACGAGGTCACCGCCGCCGCCGGCATCGTCTCGGCCACCGGCCGCGAGGCCGCCGGCTCGCTGGTGCCCGGCCCGGCGATGGGCTTCCGGACGTTCTTCCAGGTCGACGCCCGGATCCAGCGCGGCAACTCCGGCGGCCCGGTGCTGTCGACGGCGGGCGAGGTCATCGGCGTCGCGGTCGCCACCGGCGATCGCCCCGGCGAGCTGTCGTTCGTCGTCCCGGCGGCCCGCCTGCGCGAGGTGATCGAGCCGCTCAAGACCTACGGCAGCGTGCGCCGGGCCTGGCTGGGCGTGCTGGCGCGCCCGGTCACCCGCGAGCTCGCTGCGCAGCTGACGATGTCGACGGTCGCCGGCGCGATCGTCACCGAGGTCAAGGCCGGCTCGCCCGCGGCCAAGGCCGGGCTGCGGCCCGGCGACGTGATCCAGGCCTGGGACGGCAAGCCCGTCGACCACAAGAACCTGCCCTGGCTCGCCGCCAACGCCCCCGCGGGCCGCACGGTCGCGCTGACCGTCTGGCGCGATCGCGGCGCGATCACGATCGACCTGACGCCCGAGCCGATGCCCGAGTAG
- a CDS encoding UvrD-helicase domain-containing protein has translation MVASLNPEQRAAVEHGEGPMLVLAGAGTGKTRVLVHRIARLLEGGVAPWEILAVTFTNKAAREMRARLVTLCGPVAERMWIGTFHATCARLLRKWGDAVGLPRDFLIFDDDDQQKVLTALIKEAGFEDQISARTIAARLDWAGNRGLDPLAALGGPGGDYATEFLEVIVPRYRERLAREKAVDFAGLILKVLELCKHPVVGPRLAGLYRHVLVDEFQDTNLVQYDLVRHLSSITRNLTVVGDDDQSIYAWRGAEPRNLLDFDRDFPDVLEIKLEQNYRSTAVILDAANAVIGKNLDRRGKALWTELGGGDPLEYMACGDDRGEAETVARTLRTLVDDGACAPGEVCILYRTNAQSRPLEEQLRRFRFEPKVVGATAYFDRREVKDAIAYLRLLANADADSAFERIVNVPPRGIGASTVDKLRGAARATGLGMFAAARAMVRGGGPATTLGAGGLGAAGLGPAARKKLVGFVDLIDGLVKVKDGGASLSELIIQVVERSGYREYVEHAEGDGPDRMRNLAELVNVASDYEAEVAGDEPAEPAIGAPDEDDDAPTARGLAGFLERIALVGSADGADGRGETVTLMTIHMAKGLEFDVVFLCGMEDGLFPSLRPREEVDEQAALEEERRLAYVAITRARRQLYVSSARLRRVWGELKAQMPSRFLDDIPADCFAAPRRPVVAPPPMMVRPPPGRRPARPVHDEFDQRTYDEDVPVFHADADDGAAFPPGARVRHQSFGRGRVVEAHGTGPHQRVVVEFPGVDPTVPMTKTIDARWLARE, from the coding sequence ATGGTGGCTTCGCTCAATCCGGAGCAGCGCGCGGCGGTGGAGCACGGCGAGGGGCCGATGCTGGTCCTGGCGGGCGCCGGCACCGGCAAGACCCGCGTGCTGGTGCACCGGATCGCCCGGCTGCTCGAGGGCGGCGTCGCGCCGTGGGAGATCCTCGCGGTCACCTTCACCAACAAGGCCGCGCGCGAGATGCGCGCCCGCCTGGTGACGCTGTGCGGCCCGGTGGCGGAGCGCATGTGGATCGGCACGTTCCACGCGACCTGCGCGCGGCTCCTGCGCAAGTGGGGCGACGCGGTCGGGCTGCCGCGCGACTTCCTGATCTTCGACGACGACGATCAGCAGAAGGTCCTGACCGCGCTGATCAAGGAGGCCGGGTTCGAGGACCAGATCTCGGCCCGGACCATCGCCGCGCGGCTCGACTGGGCCGGCAACCGCGGGCTCGATCCGCTGGCGGCGCTGGGCGGGCCCGGCGGCGACTACGCCACCGAGTTCCTCGAGGTGATCGTGCCGCGCTACCGCGAGCGGCTCGCGCGCGAGAAGGCGGTCGACTTCGCCGGGCTGATCTTGAAGGTGCTCGAGCTGTGCAAGCACCCGGTGGTGGGGCCGCGCTTGGCCGGCCTGTACCGCCACGTCCTCGTCGACGAGTTCCAGGACACCAACCTGGTCCAGTACGACCTGGTCCGGCACCTGTCGTCGATCACCCGCAACCTGACCGTCGTCGGCGACGACGATCAGTCGATCTACGCCTGGCGCGGGGCCGAGCCGCGCAACCTGCTCGACTTCGATCGCGACTTCCCGGACGTGCTCGAGATCAAGCTCGAGCAGAACTACCGCTCGACCGCGGTGATCCTCGACGCCGCCAACGCGGTGATCGGCAAGAACCTCGACCGGCGCGGCAAGGCGCTGTGGACCGAGCTCGGCGGCGGCGATCCGCTCGAGTACATGGCGTGCGGCGACGATCGCGGCGAGGCCGAGACCGTGGCCCGGACCCTGCGGACGCTGGTCGACGACGGCGCGTGCGCGCCCGGCGAGGTGTGCATCCTGTACCGCACCAACGCCCAGTCGCGGCCGCTCGAGGAGCAGCTCCGGAGGTTCCGGTTCGAGCCCAAGGTCGTCGGCGCCACCGCGTACTTCGATCGGCGCGAGGTCAAGGACGCGATCGCGTACCTGCGGCTCCTGGCCAACGCCGACGCGGACTCGGCGTTCGAGCGGATCGTCAACGTGCCGCCGCGCGGGATCGGGGCCTCGACCGTCGACAAGCTCCGCGGCGCGGCCCGGGCCACCGGCCTCGGCATGTTCGCGGCGGCGCGGGCGATGGTGCGTGGCGGCGGGCCGGCGACGACGCTCGGCGCCGGCGGGCTAGGGGCGGCCGGGCTGGGGCCGGCGGCGCGCAAGAAGCTGGTCGGGTTCGTCGATCTGATCGACGGCCTGGTCAAGGTCAAGGACGGCGGCGCGTCGCTGTCCGAGCTGATCATCCAGGTCGTCGAGCGCTCGGGCTACCGCGAGTACGTCGAGCACGCCGAGGGCGACGGCCCCGACCGGATGCGCAACCTCGCCGAGCTGGTCAACGTCGCCAGCGACTACGAGGCCGAGGTCGCGGGCGACGAGCCGGCCGAGCCCGCGATCGGCGCGCCCGACGAGGACGACGACGCCCCGACCGCGCGCGGCCTGGCCGGGTTCCTCGAGCGCATCGCGCTGGTGGGCTCGGCCGACGGCGCCGACGGTCGCGGCGAGACCGTCACGCTGATGACGATCCACATGGCCAAGGGGCTCGAGTTCGACGTCGTGTTCCTGTGCGGCATGGAGGACGGGCTGTTCCCGTCGCTGCGGCCGCGCGAGGAGGTCGACGAGCAGGCCGCCCTCGAGGAGGAGCGCCGCCTGGCCTACGTCGCGATCACCCGGGCGCGGCGCCAGCTGTACGTGTCGAGCGCGCGGCTGCGCCGGGTCTGGGGCGAGCTCAAGGCCCAGATGCCGTCGCGGTTCCTCGACGACATCCCCGCCGACTGCTTCGCCGCGCCGCGGCGGCCGGTGGTGGCGCCGCCGCCGATGATGGTGCGGCCCCCGCCCGGGCGGCGGCCGGCCCGGCCGGTCCACGACGAGTTCGACCAGCGCACCTACGACGAGGACGTGCCGGTGTTCCACGCCGACGCCGACGACGGCGCCGCGTTCCCGCCGGGGGCGCGGGTGCGGCACCAGTCGTTCGGGCGCGGGCGCGTGGTCGAGGCCCACGGCACCGGGCCGCACCAGCGGGTCGTGGTCGAGTTCCCGGGCGTCGATCCGACGGTGCCGATGACCAAGACCATCGACGCGCGCTGGCTGGCCCGCGAGTAG
- a CDS encoding TonB-dependent receptor: MRTPMKTSKILLAVALGTSGALLAAGLATKDVRAQGSTSGAIQGRVTDSVGGGGLAGVTVVVTGSSSQTAITEEDGSYRITDLRPGDYLVTFFFGDVTIERTNIKVGVNKTTPVFQKINTASAVQETIVIDDKPPAIDPTSTTQGITIDQDYTKNIPVPGRTFEATLGAAAGSQGDGVGVAFSGSSSLENQYVVDGVNTTGLRYGTVGSPIINDFIEEIEVITGGYNAEYGRATGGVVNVATLTGGNEFEGRVFAYVTPGQLTSSRDVAASEATSIDATSDLDLDANVGFTLTGPIIKDRMWFAVGVAPRYVQTTVTRTTKRQQDCQIRLPDGNLSACDPVMYQDGVADLDPGTGFHIFENLDQSKLRPHVTQLSTLAKVNFAVKPEHQGQVTFQASPSSAKSYGVYGVSTSMDNTQTGIGLDAGLKWTSKFNDSKTEVEAVLGWHRDQGSAKATNPGARHAPYEVLLYGNLGNWGNIMDMNGNPSESELTRAGCSDGPDDIYEFIPNCPDVGIGYRVGGLGFILDDTEDRYSAKLGVTRRQKFFGNHEIKAGVDAENNLLDEPRAYTGGVFFQNRQDANVILVNRFVQVGPADSTDPKFDAMCQYGSQPDQVRPCRYIGETGEGARVQGETLNWSAYLRDSWQIRPNLTVNAGLRYEEQRLRFAEYLRDETDPLTNRPFGTNAVVMKGMLAPRLGILYDWTREGRSKIYGHWGRFYESIPMNINSRSFAGEATFRQVLSSATCGADPGGFGGPSGNGCDLVTPTQGDILGLEGTAVAPGLKPQYMDETIAGVEYELMEDLKLGIAYQNRALGRVIEDVSTDGANTYIIANPGEWSADEERKLEQELMNAAGDPVEEARIENLLRQFRGIRIFDKPTRNYDALQFTVTRRFSKALYLQGSYTYSKTKGNYPGLISYDNGQVDPNISSQYDLIELLANRYGPLNQDRPHYIKLDGYYKFDLKKAGEITVGTRLRALSGIPRQAQASHWLYGTGESFLLPRGTIGRTQFETGIDLHLGYAKKLAKNMELELFTDLFNLVNNQGVAGVDDYYSFNSSSNPISGGSYEDLIFAKENDEGTGAETPEPIQRNPNYGNVNSRYSPRSFQFGARLSF, from the coding sequence GTGAGGACCCCCATGAAGACCTCCAAGATCTTGCTCGCGGTCGCGCTCGGCACGTCGGGGGCGCTCCTCGCCGCCGGCCTGGCGACCAAGGACGTCCGGGCCCAGGGCTCGACCAGCGGCGCCATCCAGGGCCGCGTCACCGACAGCGTCGGCGGCGGCGGCCTGGCCGGCGTCACCGTGGTCGTGACCGGCTCGAGCTCGCAGACCGCCATCACCGAAGAGGACGGCAGCTACCGCATCACCGACCTCCGGCCCGGTGACTACCTGGTCACGTTCTTCTTCGGTGACGTGACGATCGAGCGCACCAACATCAAGGTCGGCGTCAACAAGACGACCCCGGTGTTCCAGAAGATCAACACCGCGTCGGCCGTCCAGGAGACGATCGTCATCGACGACAAGCCGCCGGCGATCGACCCGACGTCGACGACGCAGGGCATCACGATCGACCAGGACTACACCAAGAACATCCCGGTCCCCGGCCGCACGTTCGAGGCCACGCTCGGCGCGGCCGCCGGGTCGCAGGGCGACGGCGTCGGCGTCGCGTTCTCGGGCTCGAGCTCGCTCGAGAACCAGTACGTCGTCGACGGCGTCAACACCACCGGCCTGCGCTACGGCACGGTCGGCTCGCCGATCATCAACGACTTCATCGAGGAGATCGAGGTCATCACCGGCGGCTACAACGCCGAGTACGGCCGCGCCACCGGCGGCGTCGTCAACGTGGCGACGCTCACCGGCGGCAACGAGTTCGAGGGCCGCGTGTTCGCGTACGTGACCCCGGGGCAGCTGACGTCGTCCCGCGACGTCGCGGCGTCCGAGGCGACCTCGATCGACGCGACCAGCGACCTCGACCTCGACGCGAACGTCGGCTTCACCCTGACCGGCCCGATCATCAAGGACCGGATGTGGTTCGCGGTCGGCGTGGCCCCGCGCTACGTCCAGACCACGGTCACGCGCACGACCAAGCGCCAGCAGGACTGCCAGATCCGCCTGCCGGACGGCAACCTGTCGGCGTGTGATCCGGTCATGTACCAGGACGGCGTCGCCGACCTCGATCCCGGCACCGGCTTCCACATCTTCGAGAACCTCGATCAGAGCAAGCTGCGTCCGCACGTGACCCAGCTGTCGACCCTGGCCAAGGTCAACTTCGCGGTCAAGCCGGAGCACCAGGGCCAGGTCACGTTCCAGGCCAGCCCGTCGAGCGCGAAGAGCTACGGCGTCTACGGCGTCTCGACGTCGATGGACAACACCCAGACCGGCATCGGGCTCGACGCCGGCCTGAAGTGGACCTCGAAGTTCAACGACTCCAAGACCGAGGTCGAGGCCGTGCTCGGCTGGCACCGCGACCAGGGTTCGGCCAAGGCCACCAACCCCGGCGCCCGCCACGCCCCCTACGAGGTGCTGCTGTACGGCAACCTCGGCAACTGGGGCAACATCATGGACATGAACGGCAACCCGTCGGAGAGCGAGCTGACCCGCGCCGGGTGCTCGGACGGGCCCGACGACATCTACGAGTTCATCCCGAACTGCCCGGACGTCGGCATCGGCTACCGCGTCGGCGGCCTCGGCTTCATCCTCGATGACACCGAGGACCGCTACTCGGCCAAGCTCGGCGTGACCCGCCGCCAGAAGTTCTTCGGCAACCACGAGATCAAGGCCGGCGTCGACGCCGAGAACAACCTGCTCGACGAGCCGCGCGCGTACACCGGCGGCGTGTTCTTCCAGAACCGCCAGGACGCCAACGTCATCCTCGTGAACCGCTTCGTCCAGGTCGGCCCGGCCGACAGCACCGACCCCAAGTTCGACGCGATGTGCCAGTACGGCTCGCAGCCGGACCAGGTGCGGCCGTGCCGGTACATCGGCGAGACCGGCGAGGGCGCCCGGGTCCAGGGCGAGACCCTGAACTGGTCGGCCTACCTCCGCGACTCGTGGCAGATCCGCCCGAACCTGACGGTCAACGCCGGCCTGCGCTACGAGGAGCAGCGCCTGCGCTTCGCCGAGTACCTGCGCGACGAGACCGACCCGCTGACCAACCGCCCGTTCGGCACCAACGCCGTCGTCATGAAGGGCATGCTGGCGCCGCGCCTCGGCATCCTCTACGACTGGACCCGCGAGGGCCGCTCGAAGATCTACGGTCACTGGGGCCGGTTCTACGAGTCGATCCCGATGAACATCAACTCGCGCTCGTTCGCGGGTGAGGCGACGTTCCGCCAGGTCCTCAGCTCCGCGACCTGCGGCGCCGATCCGGGCGGCTTCGGTGGCCCGAGCGGCAACGGCTGCGACCTGGTCACCCCGACCCAGGGCGACATCCTCGGCCTCGAGGGCACCGCGGTCGCGCCGGGCCTCAAGCCCCAGTACATGGACGAGACCATCGCCGGCGTCGAGTACGAGCTCATGGAGGACCTGAAGCTCGGCATCGCGTACCAGAACCGCGCGCTGGGCCGCGTCATCGAGGACGTCTCGACCGACGGCGCCAACACGTACATCATCGCCAACCCCGGCGAGTGGTCGGCGGACGAGGAGCGCAAGCTCGAGCAGGAGCTGATGAACGCCGCCGGCGACCCGGTCGAGGAGGCCCGCATCGAGAACCTGCTGCGGCAGTTCCGCGGCATCCGCATCTTCGACAAGCCGACCCGCAACTACGACGCCCTGCAGTTCACGGTCACCCGCCGCTTCTCGAAGGCGCTGTACCTCCAGGGCAGCTACACCTACTCGAAGACCAAGGGTAACTACCCGGGCCTGATCTCGTACGACAACGGCCAGGTCGACCCCAACATCTCGTCGCAGTACGACCTGATCGAGCTGCTCGCGAACCGCTACGGTCCGCTCAACCAGGACCGCCCGCACTACATCAAGCTCGACGGATACTACAAGTTCGACCTCAAGAAGGCCGGCGAGATCACGGTCGGCACCCGTCTGCGCGCGCTCTCGGGCATCCCGCGGCAGGCCCAGGCGTCGCACTGGCTGTACGGCACCGGCGAGTCGTTCCTGCTGCCGCGCGGCACCATCGGCCGCACCCAGTTCGAGACCGGCATCGACCTGCACCTCGGCTACGCCAAGAAGCTCGCGAAGAACATGGAGCTCGAGCTGTTCACCGACCTGTTCAACCTGGTCAACAACCAGGGCGTGGCCGGCGTCGATGACTACTACTCGTTCAACTCGTCGTCGAACCCGATCTCGGGTGGCTCGTACGAGGACCTGATCTTCGCCAAGGAGAACGACGAGGGCACCGGCGCCGAGACCCCGGAGCCGATCCAGCGCAACCCGAACTACGGCAACGTGAACTCGCGGTACTCGCCGCGGTCGTTCCAGTTCGGCGCGCGCCTGTCGTTCTAA
- a CDS encoding Ig-like domain-containing protein: MLQQVFMSELDAGRRTVLAHGWHPDVPNGRQDTDPPETQDLTHPVTNAAVSSQRIRIVFDEVLYGNALEEIACRNGTFSRVPLGATPDDIANCAVADDLLVEFCKGPMSVCLGPDNVPVGVLDEDENGSADNTQMIDGAVKIVCGAINVPLNREASFWQPAGNQLVPAGQIPQNSLGPALIVVPDNGLLPSASTCHIEFAPDVTDKEFNQPCVPTGGVEDTDNIGDCAAGDLAAFSFGTESISLDSSVPTNNSTNIALNRNPLSFILSARPDAASVATATVTVMEGAGTRTDFTVGLNAANPARVEVRMAANLIANTMYTISISGLSDSFGVAIAPMSFSFTTVP, encoded by the coding sequence ATGCTGCAGCAGGTGTTCATGTCCGAGCTCGACGCCGGACGCCGCACCGTGCTCGCGCATGGGTGGCACCCCGACGTGCCGAACGGCCGTCAGGACACCGACCCGCCCGAGACGCAGGATCTCACCCACCCGGTGACCAACGCCGCCGTCTCGAGCCAGCGCATCCGGATCGTCTTCGACGAGGTGCTCTACGGCAACGCGCTCGAGGAGATCGCCTGCCGCAACGGCACGTTCTCGCGCGTGCCCCTGGGCGCGACGCCCGACGACATCGCCAACTGCGCGGTCGCCGACGACCTGCTCGTCGAGTTCTGCAAGGGCCCCATGTCGGTCTGCCTGGGCCCGGACAACGTGCCGGTCGGCGTCCTCGACGAGGACGAGAACGGCTCGGCCGACAACACCCAGATGATCGACGGCGCGGTGAAGATCGTGTGCGGCGCCATCAACGTGCCGCTCAACCGCGAGGCCAGCTTCTGGCAGCCCGCCGGCAACCAGCTGGTGCCGGCCGGCCAGATCCCGCAGAACAGCCTGGGCCCGGCGCTCATCGTCGTGCCGGACAACGGCCTCTTGCCGAGCGCCTCGACCTGCCACATCGAGTTCGCGCCCGACGTCACCGACAAGGAGTTCAACCAGCCGTGCGTGCCGACCGGCGGCGTCGAGGACACCGACAACATCGGTGACTGCGCGGCGGGCGACCTGGCGGCGTTCTCGTTCGGGACCGAGTCGATCAGCCTCGACTCGTCGGTGCCGACCAACAACTCGACCAACATCGCGCTCAACCGCAACCCGCTGTCGTTCATCCTCAGCGCGCGCCCGGACGCGGCCTCGGTGGCGACGGCGACGGTGACGGTCATGGAGGGTGCGGGCACCCGCACCGACTTCACCGTCGGGCTCAACGCCGCCAACCCGGCCCGCGTCGAGGTCCGGATGGCCGCCAACCTGATCGCCAACACGATGTACACGATCTCGATCAGCGGCCTGAGCGACTCCTTCGGCGTCGCGATCGCGCCGATGTCCTTCTCCTTCACCACCGTGCCGTGA
- a CDS encoding biopolymer transporter ExbD, giving the protein MGMNVGGGGGVKNDINVTPLIDVVLVLLIIFLVTMPIMMRTITLEVPRKIQDNEDPIVASRQITILVKADLSVSLNNGEKDIEVPVTEIAKTLRPMLEDKKTDKLVFVDFEDPVPWANTVEIMDMIRSVAADPDHNEIKVALKMKVDPPPQP; this is encoded by the coding sequence ATGGGGATGAATGTCGGTGGCGGCGGGGGAGTGAAGAACGACATCAACGTCACGCCGCTCATCGACGTGGTGCTGGTGCTGCTGATCATCTTCCTCGTGACCATGCCCATCATGATGCGGACCATCACCCTCGAGGTGCCGCGCAAGATCCAGGACAACGAGGATCCGATCGTCGCGTCGCGGCAGATCACGATCCTGGTCAAGGCCGACCTGTCGGTCTCGCTCAACAACGGCGAGAAGGACATCGAGGTCCCGGTGACCGAGATCGCCAAGACGCTGCGGCCGATGCTCGAGGACAAGAAGACCGACAAGCTGGTCTTCGTCGACTTCGAGGATCCGGTCCCGTGGGCGAACACCGTCGAGATCATGGACATGATCCGGTCGGTGGCGGCGGACCCCGATCACAACGAGATCAAGGTCGCGCTCAAGATGAAGGTCGACCCGCCGCCGCAGCCGTGA
- a CDS encoding biopolymer transporter ExbD gives MSGAASPGLGKKKRIHHVKKTEMLTPRSDINVTPLVDVVLVLLIIFMVITPMMSRGREVKLPKTSNHYQRKDKQQPVVAIDHDTKTDTYPVYYDKEKLGELSEPGVEEKLQEKITRGWDNVKDPESQGRVYVKAAGDIPYVKVYPLLMAINKMGVSSIDLGTNEKEQ, from the coding sequence ATGTCTGGTGCGGCCTCGCCAGGCCTGGGGAAGAAGAAGCGGATCCATCACGTCAAGAAGACGGAGATGCTGACGCCGCGCAGCGACATCAACGTCACGCCGCTCGTCGACGTGGTGCTGGTGCTGCTGATCATCTTCATGGTGATCACGCCGATGATGTCGCGCGGTCGTGAGGTCAAGCTGCCCAAGACCTCGAACCACTACCAGCGCAAGGACAAGCAGCAGCCGGTCGTGGCGATCGACCACGACACCAAGACCGACACGTACCCGGTCTACTACGACAAGGAGAAGCTGGGCGAGCTCAGCGAGCCCGGCGTCGAGGAGAAGCTGCAGGAGAAGATCACCCGCGGCTGGGACAACGTGAAGGATCCCGAGAGCCAGGGTCGGGTCTACGTCAAGGCCGCCGGCGACATCCCCTACGTCAAGGTCTACCCGCTGCTCATGGCCATCAACAAGATGGGCGTGTCGTCGATCGACCTCGGCACCAACGAGAAGGAACAGTAG
- a CDS encoding MotA/TolQ/ExbB proton channel family protein, with the protein MDHSLADIWTSMSIPVKVVMIFMLGMSIYMAYRVIDRVVTYAKAAGETVRFVLGLREQLKNGRYDEVQRVAQSFRYSPVAKVVGAGTAAYRQGQEALAKSGPADVGDFDLVDSVNRAIERVKEREVSSLRKGLAGIGTVATATPFVGLFGTVIGIINAFALLKGNATIEVIGPAIAEALYATAGGLLIAIFAAMGFNYCTTRVEELTVDMNDVSSEFLDHILREGRS; encoded by the coding sequence ATGGATCACAGTCTCGCCGACATCTGGACCAGCATGAGCATCCCCGTGAAGGTCGTCATGATCTTCATGCTGGGGATGTCGATCTACATGGCGTATCGAGTGATCGATCGCGTCGTGACCTACGCGAAGGCTGCCGGCGAGACCGTCCGGTTCGTGCTCGGCCTGCGCGAGCAGCTCAAGAACGGCCGCTACGACGAGGTCCAGCGGGTCGCGCAGTCGTTCCGGTACAGCCCGGTCGCGAAGGTGGTCGGCGCCGGCACGGCCGCCTACCGTCAGGGCCAGGAGGCCCTCGCCAAGTCGGGCCCCGCGGACGTCGGCGACTTCGATCTGGTCGACTCGGTCAACCGGGCCATCGAGCGCGTCAAGGAGCGCGAGGTCTCGAGCCTGCGCAAGGGCCTGGCCGGCATCGGCACCGTGGCGACCGCGACCCCGTTCGTCGGGCTGTTCGGCACCGTCATCGGCATCATCAACGCGTTCGCCCTGCTCAAGGGCAACGCGACCATCGAGGTCATCGGCCCGGCCATCGCCGAGGCGCTCTACGCCACCGCCGGCGGCCTCCTGATCGCGATCTTCGCGGCCATGGGGTTCAACTACTGCACGACCCGCGTCGAGGAGCTGACGGTCGACATGAACGACGTGTCGTCGGAGTTCCTCGATCACATCCTCCGCGAGGGTCGGAGCTAG
- a CDS encoding TonB family protein — MTWALGLLILVVAGHAAAGTALLVKSFWDIKKLDVPGSGVDLAIAPPPPPPPPLKGGKKLETQKKPTVVKKVKPTEPVQPTIAKPEDKPDDSSDGADGPEDGDPDGDENGDPNGVAGGVATSAPPPPPPPPPPPPPPQPPQIVPPTAFDQQRISGDKNIFPDDVTKTEIARSGKTQLIIPVKVCVSRGGAIDSVSVLKSSGFPAYDEKLKREIRRWRYNPFMINGQPAPVCSIVQFMYRQK; from the coding sequence ATGACCTGGGCGTTGGGCCTGCTCATCTTGGTCGTGGCCGGTCACGCCGCGGCGGGCACGGCGCTGCTGGTCAAGTCGTTCTGGGACATCAAGAAGCTCGATGTGCCCGGGTCGGGCGTCGACCTCGCCATCGCGCCGCCGCCGCCCCCGCCGCCGCCCCTCAAGGGTGGCAAGAAGCTCGAGACCCAGAAGAAGCCGACCGTCGTCAAGAAGGTCAAGCCGACCGAGCCGGTCCAGCCGACGATCGCCAAGCCCGAGGACAAGCCCGACGACTCGAGCGACGGCGCGGACGGGCCCGAGGACGGTGATCCCGATGGCGACGAGAACGGCGATCCCAACGGCGTCGCCGGTGGCGTCGCCACCTCGGCCCCGCCGCCGCCGCCGCCGCCCCCGCCGCCGCCGCCCCCGCCGCAGCCGCCGCAGATCGTGCCGCCGACCGCCTTCGATCAGCAGCGCATCTCGGGCGACAAGAACATCTTCCCCGACGACGTCACCAAGACCGAGATCGCGCGCTCGGGCAAGACCCAGCTCATCATCCCGGTCAAGGTCTGCGTCAGCCGCGGCGGCGCCATCGACAGCGTCAGCGTGCTCAAGTCGTCGGGCTTCCCGGCCTACGACGAGAAGCTCAAGCGCGAGATCCGCCGCTGGCGGTACAACCCGTTCATGATCAACGGTCAGCCCGCGCCGGTGTGCTCGATCGTCCAGTTCATGTACCGGCAGAAGTAG